One Chloroflexota bacterium genomic region harbors:
- a CDS encoding PIG-L family deacetylase, whose product MLGPDASVLIFGAHAADYCFRAGGTAIRYLQAGARVKVVSATFGERGESAPRWKEPGATVESVKAIRRSEAEAAARTLGVEIEFLDLDDNPLVIDQERMQLYVDQIRDFQPEIILTHWTNEPTNRDHQTVAETVIHATGLARSQATMAREALPRAKIFHFEPDILSQPVLGYVPDTYIDISSVIEQKHEALRCFQVSQPGLHDRWPPHTEARGVEASGIGGLAGCKHAESFRRFQPYAGDYFV is encoded by the coding sequence ATGCTTGGTCCCGATGCAAGCGTGCTGATCTTCGGCGCGCACGCCGCCGACTACTGCTTCCGCGCCGGCGGCACGGCGATCCGTTATCTCCAGGCCGGCGCTCGCGTGAAGGTTGTGAGCGCCACCTTCGGGGAGCGCGGCGAGTCCGCGCCTCGCTGGAAAGAGCCGGGCGCGACCGTCGAGTCCGTAAAGGCGATCCGGCGCTCCGAGGCCGAAGCGGCCGCGCGCACGCTGGGAGTGGAGATCGAGTTTCTCGACCTTGACGACAACCCGCTGGTTATCGATCAGGAGCGGATGCAGCTTTACGTCGATCAGATCCGCGACTTCCAGCCCGAGATCATCCTTACGCACTGGACCAATGAGCCGACTAACCGCGATCACCAGACCGTCGCCGAGACTGTGATCCACGCTACCGGACTGGCCCGGTCGCAGGCGACGATGGCCCGCGAGGCGCTTCCGCGCGCGAAGATCTTCCACTTCGAGCCTGACATCCTTAGCCAGCCGGTCCTCGGCTACGTGCCGGACACCTACATCGACATCAGTTCGGTGATCGAGCAAAAGCACGAGGCGTTGCGGTGCTTCCAGGTGTCGCAGCCGGGCCTGCACGATCGTTGGCCGCCTCACACAGAGGCGCGCGGCGTCGAAGCTTCCGGCATCGGGGGGCTAGCAGGCTGCAAACACGCCGAGTCTTTCCGGCGTTTCCAACCATACGCAGGCGACTACTTCGTCTAA